A window of Puntigrus tetrazona isolate hp1 chromosome 11, ASM1883169v1, whole genome shotgun sequence contains these coding sequences:
- the afmid gene encoding kynurenine formamidase isoform X1 has product MRDWREMSRDELETQFSPSRWSHRMSADDVIRAHVDALRAGTEKARSVTQTLLDVPYGDGDGEKLDVYVPSSSSPDVPLVIYFHGGYWQFLSKEESGFLAVPLVQRGVVVVAVGYSIAPKGTMDVMVSEVRRSVVSVVQQYSHISALYLCGHSAGAHLAAMVLSTDWTQYGISPPIKGAFLVSGIYDLQPILSTYVNEPLKMSEEVASRNSPSHFLSQLKLSSASCDIIIAVAQNDSAEFRKQSEEYFRALESLGLNVSFQDVPDTDHFNIIEQLVDENYHLTKLLLKMVGKS; this is encoded by the exons ATGAGAGACTGGAGGGAAATGAGCAGAGAT GAGCTGGAGACTCAGTTCTCTCCCAGCCGCTGGTCACACAGGATGTCCGCCGATGATGTCATCAGAGCCCATGTGGACGCTCTcagagcag gcaCAGAGAAAGCTCGGTCGGTCACTCAGACTTTGCTGGACGTCCCGTACGGTGATGGAGACGGAGAGAAGCTGGACGTCTATGTTCCCAGCAGCTCCAGTCCAG ACGTGCCGCTGGTGATTTACTTTCACGGAGGATACTGGCAGTTCCTCAG TAAGGAGGAGTCTGGGTTTCTGGCCGTGCCATTGGTCCAGAGGGGTGTGGTGGTGGTTGCCGTGGGTTACAGCATCGCTCCTAAAG GGACTATGGATGTGATGGTGTCTGAGGTCCGGCGGAGCGTGGTGTCTGTGGTCCAGCAGTACTCTCACATCAG cgcTCTTTACCTGTGTGGTCATTCAGCAGGAGCTCACCTGGCCGCTATGGTTCTGTCCACCGACTGGACGCAGTACGGCATATCACCCCCAATCAAAG GTGCGTTCCTGGTCAGCGGGATTTACGACCTGCAGCCCATCCTGTCCACCTACGTCAACGAGCCGCTGAAGATGAGCGA GGAAGTGGCGTCGAGGAACAGCCCCAGTCACTTCCTGTCGCAGCTCAAGCTCTCGTCCGCTTCCTGTGACATCATCATCGCCGTGGCGCAGAACGACTCGGCCGAGTTTCGCAAGCAGTCGGAGGAATACTTCAGA GCTCTGGAGTCGCTCGGTCTCAACGTCTCCTTCCAAGACGTCCCCGACACGGACCACTTCAACATTATAGAGCAGCTCGTTGATGAAAACTACCACCTTACTAAG CTTCTCCTAAAGATGGTGGGAAAAAGCTGA
- the afmid gene encoding kynurenine formamidase isoform X2 — translation MRDWREMSRDELETQFSPSRWSHRMSADDVIRAHVDALRAGTEKARSVTQTLLDVPYGDGDGEKLDVYVPSSSSPDVPLVIYFHGGYWQFLSKEESGFLAVPLVQRGVVVVAVGYSIAPKGTMDVMVSEVRRSVVSVVQQYSHISALYLCGHSAGAHLAAMVLSTDWTQYGISPPIKGAFLVSGIYDLQPILSTYVNEPLKMRKWRRGTAPVTSCRSSSSRPLPVTSSSPWRRTTRPSFASSRRNTSELWSRSVSTSPSKTSPTRTTSTL, via the exons ATGAGAGACTGGAGGGAAATGAGCAGAGAT GAGCTGGAGACTCAGTTCTCTCCCAGCCGCTGGTCACACAGGATGTCCGCCGATGATGTCATCAGAGCCCATGTGGACGCTCTcagagcag gcaCAGAGAAAGCTCGGTCGGTCACTCAGACTTTGCTGGACGTCCCGTACGGTGATGGAGACGGAGAGAAGCTGGACGTCTATGTTCCCAGCAGCTCCAGTCCAG ACGTGCCGCTGGTGATTTACTTTCACGGAGGATACTGGCAGTTCCTCAG TAAGGAGGAGTCTGGGTTTCTGGCCGTGCCATTGGTCCAGAGGGGTGTGGTGGTGGTTGCCGTGGGTTACAGCATCGCTCCTAAAG GGACTATGGATGTGATGGTGTCTGAGGTCCGGCGGAGCGTGGTGTCTGTGGTCCAGCAGTACTCTCACATCAG cgcTCTTTACCTGTGTGGTCATTCAGCAGGAGCTCACCTGGCCGCTATGGTTCTGTCCACCGACTGGACGCAGTACGGCATATCACCCCCAATCAAAG GTGCGTTCCTGGTCAGCGGGATTTACGACCTGCAGCCCATCCTGTCCACCTACGTCAACGAGCCGCTGAAGATGA GGAAGTGGCGTCGAGGAACAGCCCCAGTCACTTCCTGTCGCAGCTCAAGCTCTCGTCCGCTTCCTGTGACATCATCATCGCCGTGGCGCAGAACGACTCGGCCGAGTTTCGCAAGCAGTCGGAGGAATACTTCAGA GCTCTGGAGTCGCTCGGTCTCAACGTCTCCTTCCAAGACGTCCCCGACACGGACCACTTCAACATTATAG